Proteins from a genomic interval of Labrus mixtus chromosome 24, fLabMix1.1, whole genome shotgun sequence:
- the LOC132959285 gene encoding bone morphogenetic protein receptor type-2-like: protein MHSVMAVGRITMKSLAKFGFCLTILLTSVAAAQGEERECAFTDQQQQWEVERVAGGEGRVSPENTSIRCAKGSHCFGLWEKSPPGEVRLVKQGCWTHLGDHQGCRDDRCVVTNLPPQIQNGTYHFCCCGSDMCNMNFTEDFLLPSPTTAQPIYSHTLGYEETVIITLATVSMLAVLAVAAFFGYRKMHGDGKLGLHNLNMMEAAGSESSLDLDNLKLLELIGRGRYGTVYCGSLDERPVAVKVFSATNRQNFLNECSIYRLPLLEHDNIARFVAADERTGPEGRTEYLMVMDYYPHGSLNRYLSVQTNDWVGSCRLAHSVTRGLAYLHTELFKGDLYKPAVSHRDLNSRNVLVKNDGTCVIIDFGLSMKLTGNRPARHGEEENAAISEVGTIRYMAPEVLEGAVNLRDCESALKQVDMYALGLIYWETFMRCTDLFPGESVPEYQMAFQAEAGNHPTFEDMQVLVSREKQRPKFPEAWKENSLAVRSLKETMEDCWDQDAEARLTAQCAEERLAELLLIWDRSKSVSPTLNPMSTTLHNERNRMTPKSGPYTDHPSTYIEEHEGVAKNLQADTTGSVSGRAGGGTGERNRNSINQERQQQQANARLPSPEGSSTSMGLRGSPSASTTTTTIISESEGPVGVATVPVCLHLTQEDLETTKLDPKEVDKNLKESSDENLMEHSQKQFCSPDPLSPGSSSLLYPLIKMATEATGASDPAAAMPTTIFPLPKQQNLPKRPSSLPLRTKPPKKESSSSSLRFKFGRSGKSNLRQVEGQKMNIGVAASTNTAVEAHRSNGTNNTPILRDTHVNGSVNGTVNGHAGAGISSMSSGGATGFGGSSITQNGSVALRLDDGRLSLGVITASPDEHEPLLSREREQPDPRDTSVSVAALRSARPNTNNNNSNTGHGQGDGESGGESDGGEEGGSGEGGSRETTGPPGESSGTGSGSADPQGDAPVTMRGEALLRQPRARRPERPNSLDLSFTTQDLTSLGEGLVQPDGAFGTGEKIKKRVKTPYSLKKWRPSTWVISTDSRGPEVNNNSSSRGQGHSQNRPKSSSAIFLRGGSLASEPSDTHV, encoded by the exons ATGCACAGTGTCATGGCTGTGGGCCGAATCACGATGAAATCACTCGCTAAATTTGGGTTTTGCCTGACGATTCTTCTGACTTCTGTGGCTG CGGCACAGGGGGAGGAGCGGGAGTGTGCCTTCAcggaccagcagcagcagtgggagGTGGAGCGAGTGGCAGGGGGCGAAGGCCGGGTCTCCCCAGAGAACACCAGCATCCGATGTGCCAAGGGCAGCCACTGTTTTGGCCTGTGGGAGAAAAGTCCTCCAGGCGAAGTGCGACTTGTCAAACAAG GTTGCTGGACTCACCTGGGTGACCATCAGGGTTGCCGCGATGACCGCTGCGTGGTGACAAACCTGCCTCCACAGATCCAGAATGGGACGTACCACTTCTGCTGCTGTGGCAGCGACATGTGCAACATGAATTTCACAGAGGACTTCCTTCTGCCCAGTCCGACAACAGCACAACCAATCT ACTCTCACACACTGGGCTATGAAGAGACGGTAATTATCACCCTGGCAACAGTCTCCATGCTGGCCGTGCTCGCTGTCGCAGCCTTCTTTGGTTACCGCAAGATGCACG gaGATGGTAAGCTGGGTCTGCACAACCTGAATATGATGGAGGCTGCTGGATCTGAGAGCTCCCTGGACCTCGACAATCTCAAACTGCTGGAG cTGATAGGGCGGGGCAGATACGGCACCGTCTACTGTGGCTCTCTGGACGAGAGGCCCGTGGCTGTGAAGGTGTTCTCCGCTACTAACCGACAGAACTTCCTTAATGAATGCTCCATCTACCGGCTACCGCTGCTGGAGCATGACAACATTGCACGGTTTGTGGCGGCAGACGAGCGGACAGGCCCAGAGGGGCGCACCGAGTACCTGATGGTCATGGACTACTACCCTCAT gGCTCTTTAAATCGCTACCTGAGTGTCCAGACCAACGACTGGGTCGGCAGCTGTCGGCTGGCTCACTCTGTCACCCGCGGCCTGGCGTACCTGCACACTGAGCTCTTTAAAGGAG ACTTGTACAAGCCTGCAGTTTCCCACAGGGATCTGAACAGCCGCAACGTTCTCGTCAAGAATGACGGCACGTGTGTCATCATCGATTTTGGCCTCTCCATGAAATTGACAGGAAACAGGCCAGCACGTCATGGCGAGGAGGAAAATGCTGCTATAAGTGAG GTGGGGACGATCCGCTACATGGCTCCTGAGGTTCTGGAAGGAGCGGTGAACCTGAGGGACTGCGAGTCGGCTCTGAAGCAGGTGGATATGTACGCACTGGGCCTGATCTACTGGGAGACCTTTATGAGATGTACCGACCTTTTCCCTG GAGAGTCTGTGCCAGAGTACCAGATGGCCTTTCAGGCGGAGGCAGGGAACCACCCGACGTTTGAGGACATGCAGGTCCTGGTATCCAGGGAGAAGCAACGGCCCAAATTCCCTGAGGCCTGGAAGGAGAACAGTTtg GCGGTTCGCTCTTTGAAAGAGACGATGGAGGACTGTTGGGACCAGGATGCAGAAGCCCGTCTCACAGCACAGTGTGCCGAGGAGCGACTGGCAGAGCTGCTCCTCATATGGGACCGCTCCAAGTCCGTGAGCCCGACACTAAACCCCATGTCCACGACACTGCACAACGAGAG AAATCGTATGACGCCAAAGTCTGGCCCGTACACGGACCATCCCTCCACCTACATTGAAGAGCACGAGGGTGTGGCAAAGAATTTGCAGGCTGACACCACCGGCTCTGTGAGCGGACGAGCTGGGGGTGggacaggagagagaaacaggaactCCATCAACCAGGAGCGCCAGCAGCAGCAAGCCAACGCCCGCCTGCCCAGCCCTGAGGGCAGCAGCACCAGCATGGGCCTGAGAGGCAGCCCCTCAGCCTCCACCACAACCACCACTATTATCTCTGAGTCAGAGGGTCCTGTAGGGGTCGCCACGGTCCCAGTCTGCCTCCACCTGACCCAGGAAGACCTGGAAACCACCAAGCTCGACCCGAAAGAGGTGGACAAGAACCTGAAGGAGAGCTCAGACGAGAACCTAATGGAGCACTCACAGAAGCAGTTCTGCTCTCCAGATCCACTGAGTCCAGGCAGCTCCAGCCTCCTATATCCCCTCATCAAGATGGCCACCGAGGCTACAGGCGCTTCTGACCCAGCCGCTGCCATGCCCACCACCATCTTCCCCCTGCCCAAGCAGCAGAACCTGCCCAAGAGGCCGTCCAGTCTCCCCCTGCGCACAAAGCCCCCCAAGAAGGAGTCGTCTTCGTCTTCTCTCAGGTTCAAGTTTGGACGCTCGGGGAAGTCCAACCTGCGGCAGGTGGAGGGACAAAAGATGAACATTGGTGTGGCAGcaagcacaaacacagctgttgAGGCTCATCGGAGTAATGGCACAAACAACACACCAATTTTACGAGACACGCATGTGAATGGCAGCGTTAATGGCACTGTTAATGGTCACGCTGGAGCTGGGATCTCGTCCATGTCATCGGGTGGAGCCACAGGTTTTGGGGGATCAAGCATAACTCAGAACGGATCTGTAGCCCTGAGGTTAGACGACGGCCGTTTGAGCCTCGGTGTAATCACAGCCAGCCCCGATGAACACGAGCCGCTCCTGAGCCGTGAGCGAGAGCAGCCTGATCCAAGAGACACGTCAGTGAGTGTCGCTGCGCTCCGCTCAGCCCGGcccaacaccaacaacaacaacagcaacaccgGCCACGGCCAGGGAGACGGGGAGAGCGGAGGGgagagtgatggaggagaggagggagggagcgggGAGGGAGGAAGCAGGGAAACAACAGGACCCCCAGGAGAAAGCTCGGGGACGGGATCTGGCAGCGCTGACCCTCAGGGGGATGCTCCGGTCACAATGAGGGGGGAGGCTCTGCTCAGGCAGCCCAGAGCCCGCAGGCCTGAGAGACCCAACTCCTTGGACCTGTCCTTCACCACACAGGATCTGACATCACTAG GTGAGGGCTTGGTTCAGCCAGACGGAGCCTTCGGGACAGGTGAAAAAATCAAGAAGCGCGTCAAAACGCCTTATTCCCTGAAGAAGTGGCGGCCCAGCACATGGGTCATCTCAACAGACAGCAGGGGGCCGGAggtcaacaacaacagctcctCCCGTGGCCAGGGTCACAGTCAGAACCGGCCCAAGTCCAGTTCTGCTATCTTCCTGCGGGGGGGCAGCTTGGCCAGCGAGCCGAGCGACACGCACGTTTGA